TTCTCACATTGAAGGGAACACGAAGGCGCGAGCCGTGTGGGTCTTCAGCGATGTCACACCGGACCGACTCGGCGACGAATTGCGGCTGGAATCGCGGTTTGAGTCTTTCCGTACAATCAAAGGTTCTGATGAAAGCATTCAGCAGGGTCTGGAAGCCCAGTACACGCTGGTGAACAACCCGCGGGAAGAGACGTTCGGCTTCTTCGGAGCCGGAGCAAGCTTTCGCGAAGTCGGGGACCAGTTGCGCGAAGGCCAGTTTCAAAATGCATCCGCCAGTTTTGCAGACATGGCAAGCCGGATGAGGTCCACGCCGTCGGACTTTCCGGTGGCCGACACGGATCTTGTGTGGCCCGGTTTCCTTGAGGCCTCAAACCAACTGAAGCGGCTTGGCGGCGACTTCACTGATGTGCAGCAGGCGTTCGAGGAAATGGCGACGGCACTGTCGAACGTCAATAACCCGGAAGACACCGCCGAGTACGAAGTGGCCGCGGACAAGGCGGACCGCCTGTCTGAAGTCCTCGCCGAAAAAGGTGATGACCTGCTGGCTGCGATGCCCAGGCTGGAAGTTCCGCTGGAACCGTTTCGCGTTCTGGAATACCACGAAGGCGACAACCAGGTCACGTATCCCCGAAAGCTGACCTTCGCTCCGGACTATGAAACGCTGGCTCGCTACCTGGCGACAACCATTTCCGCATGGAACGACGAAGGCCGGCTGGTCGACGGCGACCAGTTGAAGGACAGCCTGATCGATGACCTGGCGGCGGGAACTCAGATTTCAGAACTGAACGCCGAATTGCTGGTGGAGGTGCTGAGCGAGCAGATCTCGGAAGGCGCACTGGCCATCGATAACGGAAAGCTGACGGTGACCTCGGGAGACCGGTGGCTGCAGTATTTCGATCAGATCGTGCGACAGGAAAAGCTGATTTCGCAGGATCCCGAAGGCTGGAAGCTGGAAGTCGATATCTTTGACGATCTGGTCAATAACGACGGCCGGCTGCGAATTGAAGTCGCCTGTCTGAACGACCAGATGTTTATCGGGATGGCTCGACCGGACATGTTTCTGCGGTTGCCGAACAAGTCGTTTGCGGTTGGCTATGCCAAAGCGGTGCTGAATATCGGCCTGATGCTGCTGCTGGTCGTGGCGCTGGCTGTGACCGCCAGTTGCGTTGTGAAAGGCCCGGTGGCGTTTTTCCTGACACTGGCGCTGTTCACGATCGGTCAGTTCTTCCATGATTTCATGTATCAGGTGATGTCCGGTCAGGCTCCATCGTCCGGGCTGATCGAATCAGCGCTGATGATTGCTCGGCACCGGAATCCCAGTATCGGACTGGATTCCAGCGAACAGGCTCGCCAGGTGATCGGCGCATTCGACTCGGTCTTTCGAGGCCTGTTGATGGGAGTCAGTCAGATTGTCCCGGACTTCGGAGTGTTCAGTGAGGCCTCGGCGTACGTCGAAAACGGTTTCGACGTTCCGTGGAATTCCTCGGTGCTTCCGGCTCTGGCTGTGCTGGTTGGTTTTCTGATTCCCTGCGTCCTTGCCGCGACCGCGTTTCTGAAGTTCCGAGAACTGGAAGCGAAATGAACAAGCTTACGTCCCGACAACGAAAAATGGCCTACGCGGGCGGGGTTCTGGTCCTGCTGGTCCCGATTGTGTTTCTGGGAGCACCGGCGACTCAGGACGTGCAGCCGGGGGCGAAAGCGACCGCGTCCGGTGGAATGCTGGCCCGCATGCGTGTCGAGCAGGATCTTGGCGAAAGCACGCTGGGTGATATTGACCCGTCCAGCGCCGCCATGAATCTGGTCCTGCTGGGTCTGCGCGGACCGGCGGTCAGTCTGCTGCATCAGAATGCGATCGGATACCAGGAACACAAGGACTGGGGAAAACTGAAGACGACGGTCGATTCGATCATTCGTCTGCAGCCGCACTACATCAAAATCTGGCAATACCAGGGCTGGAATCTGGCGTTCAACGTATCCCGCGAATGGGACAAGGTGGAAGACCGGTATTTCTGGGTTAAGGAAGGCCTGAAGTTTCTGAAAGACGGCACGGACCGGAACCAGACCGCCACGATATTGTTCCATAACCTGGCGGACTTCATGGGAAGAAAGATCGGCAGTGCGGACGAGAAGAAGTTCTTCCGCAATTTCTTCCTGCACGATCCCGATCCTCAGTTTGAAGGCGGAGCCGATCCGGTTTTGAATCCTGACGGCAAGGACAACTATCTGGCCGCGTATGACAACTTCGTGAAGGCAAATGAAAAGGATGATGCCTACGGCGTATCGGGCATGACCTATGTGTTCTTCCGGCAGGGGCCAGCGCGAGCACTTTTGGACTATGCGGCGGCATTTCAGGCGGACGGCCCCGACTATGACACTTCGGCCGCCGCCAGCGACGCCGATCGGCAGGCTCGCGAAGAAGAGGCTCAGCAGTCGTTCGCCACCAGAAGTCGCGATGCCTGGGACAACGCCTATCGGGACTGGACCGAAGTCTACGGCAAGGAAGTGTTCCGCGGTCTGAATGACATCCGTTATCGCCTGAACTCCACGGAAGAAGAGCTGGAAGCGGACGCAAAGACGAACGGTGTCACGCTGGAACAGCAGCGCCGGGTCTGGCTGCAGAATCAGGACATGACCCACTATCGATTCTGGACCGCATTCGCAGATTGCGAGCGTGATCCTGTGATGGTGGATGCACACCGCGCCATCTATGAAGGCAAGCGTGCGTTTGCCCGCGGCGAAACATCGGATCCGCCTCCCGCCGAAGACGGCACGCCTCAGGTATCCCGGGCGGAGGAACTGTTTTTCGAAGGCATGACCAGGTTCGAAGAGGCGCTGGGCAAGTATCCTGACCTGGCGTTTCACCAGGACTATATCGAGGAAGCCATGCTGGCCGTCTACTATTGGGAAAAGGTCCACCAGTTCAATGGCAAGCGGCCTCCGGAAGAATTCCCGCTGAAGAAACTGAGCATTGAAAACGCCGGCAAGGCTCCGGAAATCGAGCTGCAGTTCTTCCGCGAAAACCGAGCCGGATTCTGATGCTGGAGCAACTCTTGCCCGCAGGTCCGATCTTTGTTCGAGAAGCTCTGACGGCCCCTCGACGGTTACGTCACTACCTGCTGCGATCGGGTTACGTCGCGTGCCTGCTGGTGCTGATGTATTCCATCCGCCAGGCCACCATCGGCTTTCAGGACGTGCAGTTTTCCGGCGATATCGCGTCGTTCAGCAACCTGGCGTTTCAGGTATTTGCGCTGCTGCAAATGACGCTGGGAATGTTCTTTGCCACTCTGTTTACAGCGGCCAACGTTGCTCAGGAAAAGGATCGCCGAACGCTGATCCTGCTGCTGATGACAGACATGCGCAACCGCGAGCTGACCTATGGAAAGCTGCTGGCCAGCCTGCTGATCGTCGCTGTCCTGATCGCGGCTTCCATTCCCGTGTTCTGCACGCTGCGACTGCTGGGCGGTGTCACGTGGGGCCAGGTGTTCTGGACGGAAGCTCTGATCGCCGCCGCGTCACTGGCTGCCGGAAGCTGGGGATGTCTGGTCGCGTTCTGGCGGGAAAAGACGTTTCAAACCCTGGCCATCAGCGTGCTGGGTGTCGTGCTGGCGGTGGCTTTCGTGGAAGGCCTGGCAATCGTGGCCGGCACCTCGTCGAACATTGGTTCCTGGATCGCGCTGGCTTCGCCCTACCGTCAGCTTGGCCACATCCTGAATCCACTGTCGACGACGACGTCCGGGCCCGTGTCCGTGTCGGCACTGCCGTCCGTGGCAATCCTGCTGGCGACGGCGCTGGGGTTGAGCCTGTTTACCGTCGCCCGGCTGCGAGTCTGGAATCCGTCGCAGTCGCTGCGGCAATCCGCCATGGAAAGTCCCGAAAACTCTGCCTCAGACGCAGCGGGCGAAGCGGTCTCAGTGCCGCGAGTCACAAAGGTCACTCGACACCGGCACGTCTGGAACAATCCGGTCGTGTGGAAAGAAGTCGTCACGCGCGGATACGGGAAACGCATGTTGTGGATCAAACTTGCCTACGTGCTGCTGGCCGTGCTGATCGGCTATGGAGTCATCTCGTCCGGCGGAAATTCCACGGATTCGCTGGTGCTGGGCATGGTATCTCCCGCAACCGCCGCGTTTCTGGGAATCAGCCTGATCAGCCTGCTGCTGGCCAATGCCCAGGCCGTGACTTCCATTACCACGGAACGCGACTGGAAGACTCTGGACATCCTGCTGGCGACGGACCTGAACGCTCGGGAATTCATGACAGGAAAAATCGTCGGCGCACTGTGGAACGCCCGGGAGATGGTGTTGCTGCCGATGCTGCTGGTCGTGTGGATGCTGATTCGCGGAACGAATGCTTCACTGACGCTGGAGAATTCTGTCTACCTGATCGTGACGTATTTTGTTCTCAGCCTGTTTGCGGTGATGCTGGGACTACACGCCGGCCTGACATACGAGAACTCGCGGTCGGCGATTGCCAACAGTCTGGGCACCATGTTCTTTCTGTTCATCGGGATCTTCATTTTCATGCTGCTGCTGGTGGAAGCGCGGTCGTCGTTCGCCGTGCAGATGCAGAGCTTCATCGTGTTCATCGGGCTTGGCAGCATCGGGCTCTATAGTTCACTGACTCATAAGAATCCGTCCAGCGCACTCACGATGGCGGCCGCGCTGCTGCCGTTCCTGACGTTTTATGCGATCACCGAATTTCTCATGGCGGGAAGCCTGGGAGTCTGTCTGGCGATCTGCTTCGCTTACGGGTTTGCCACAATCGCCATGCTGATTCCGTCCATCAGTGACTTTGACGTGGCACTGGGACGAACCACGAATGACGCAGGATGACCGGCACTTCTTCAACCTCGCCTTCGATTTCGCGTTCCGATGCGATTCCGACCCGTGCGCAGTGCGGTGTGAAGTCCGTGCTGAATATTCTGGTCGTCGCAGTGCTGTTCACAGCACTTTCCGATGCGGCCGCGAGTGCCGAATTCAGCCGGTTGACGATTGGATTCGATTCCGTCGGCAGAGTCGGGTGCTGGCTGCCCGTCTCAGCCGCTGCGGACGGTCTGGCCCCGAACGACTCTGTTGAGCTGCACATCACAACCTCCGATCCGCGCGGAAACCCGGTTGTGGAAGTCGCCGATGCGGCGGTCGCCGGCAGCGACGGGACCGTCCGGCTCACCGGACACGTCCGGTTTGGACGGCTGGAAGGCACCGCCAGTGTTGCCGTAGTTTCCGCGGATGATCCCGCGACCGTCTTTTGTCGTACCAGCGTCGCTCACGGCGAATCGCTGGTGCCTCCGGACGACGCGAATCCCGTACAGTCCGTGCTCCAGCTTTGGCAGTATGACGTACCCTTCCTGCTGACTGTCGGGACTCCCGCCGGCATCGAGGAAGTCGAACGCAACGCACAGGCGGTGACGCGAACGAATCCGCCTGTCGAACCTCCGCTGGTCATCCTTCGCGTGGACTCGGTGGCGGATCTGCCCTCCAGTCCGCTGGGATATGACGGCATTGACCACGTCCTGCTCAACGACAGGTTCTCGCTGTCCGCCGACCAGTTCCATGCGTTGAAGCTGTGGATCCTTTCCGGAGGGCACTGGGTGGTGGCTTCGGGAAAGACGCTGCCTGCATTGCTGGAAACTCTGCCGGGACAATGGCTGCAGAGCCGGTTTGAAATTTCAGACGAACCTGTCCCCGTGCGGATTCTGTCGGCTCTGGAAACGTACGTGTCGGGAGCCAGCCGGGTGCCGACGTTCTACGAATCCGTCCCCATGGCCGTCCCGCAAACGGAGCAGGCGCGGGTGCTGGCGCGAGCGGTGGAGGGTCCGCTGGTTTCACGCATCGGAGCCGGCGCGGGAGTCGTCACGTTTGTCTCAATTGAACTCAACAGCCGGCCGATGAGCACCTGGCGGTCTCTGCCGCAGCTTTATGAAACGATGATTCTTGGCCATTCAATTACCGGCGCCGCCGGCAGCGATGCGCGAACCGCCCGCATCTCCAGTTCCGGCGTCAGCGATCTGGCGACGCAACTGATGGCTTCCGTCGACGTGCAGCCGGCCGCGGGACGCTGGTCGACATGGAGTGTCATGGCAATCGTTTTCGGATATCTGCTGCTGATCGGCCCGATCGATTATCTGCTGGTTGTTGTCGTCCTGAAACGTCCGCACCTGACCTGGATTTCCTTTCCTCTGCTGGTCATCGCAGGCGTTTGCGGCCTGATGGCGCTGAAGCCTGCGTCGGAGGACGATGCCGCGCGGCTCCGGCAGCTAAACGTCGTGGATGTCATGCAGGACCACGACGAACAGCGCGTGTTCGTTCGAACGTGGATGAGCCTTTCGTCACCGGACACCAGGCGATCAGATTTCTCAACCGCACCGGCCGCGATCGCGCCGCTGCTGAAGCCGCAGACCGTCGAACGGTCGCTGTCCTGGGCCGGCCGCCCCGAAGACGTCTACGGCGGACTTTATCGTGTGGGTGGCGTCGGGCTGGGTCGACAGCAATACACACACATCGACGATGCCGGAAACTCGCGGCTGAATTCCGTTCCCCTGATGACCGACGGTTCCTTCGACGTGCTGTCGTCCTGGACGGCGGAATCGACGGCGCCGCTGATTGATTCGAAGCTGGCGGTCTCCGGTCTGGGACTTCTGGAAGGCACCGTTTCCCACAGCCTTCCTGAAAAAATTGACGACTGGATCATCGTTCACGGAAACCGCCTGTACCGTTCCACGGGACGAAGTGCCGACGGAAATTCCCTGGCGCCCGGGACCGCTCTGGACCTGCAGCGCAGCGACATTCGTGCCGCCGACCTGAAGAGCTTTCTGAATGGTACGCGGCTGGTTCGCAACACAGGCTCCCAGCGCGGCAGCGTGGCGCCGCTGACGACGCAGATCATTACTCCCTACAACCCGCTCGGCCGTGATCCGATGGACATCGTGACCATGATTTCGCTGTTTGAAATCGCCGGCGGGCAGTCGTATGTGGGACTGACTCAGCACCAGCTTCGGCGCCTGGAACTCAGCGACTCGATACGCCTGAACTACGCACTGCTGCTGGGTCGCTATTCGCAACCCGCCACGGAACTGCTGCAGGATGGTACCGCGGTTCCGCCGGCGGACTCGGAAACCCTGGTCCGGCTGCTGATTCCCGTCAATCGTCAACCGGCCCGGCGTCAGGGGATGACCGCTGAAGAAATGAATGAGCTGGAAAATTCCCCTGAGGGAGTCATCGAACCGTGATTGAAACACGCAACCTGACGAAGCGATACGGAAACCTGATCGCCGTCAACAACATCACGCTCAAGCTGGAAGAAGGGGACGTGTTCGGCTTCATCGGTCCCAACGGATCGGGCAAGACGACCACCATGCGGATGATCGCGACGCTGCTGAATCCGGATCACGGCGAAGCGTATGTCTGCGGCAAATCGATCTACACCGATCAGGAAGAAATCCGCCGGCTGGTGGGATTCATGCCCGACTTCTTCGGCGTCTACGACGACATGACCGTTGTCGAATACCTGGAATTCTTCTCCGCCGCGTACCGCATCCCGTCAGCTCAGCGACGAAAGGTGTGCGAAGAGAAACTGGAACTCGTTGACATGGCCTTCAAGCGGGATGCCATGGTCAACGAACTATCCCGCGGCCAGACACAGCGCATCGGTCTTGCGCGGACGCTGCTGCATGATCCGCAGGTGCTGTTGCTGGACGAACCGGCCAGCGGCCTGGATCCGCGGGCACGCATCGAAATCCGCAACCTGCTGAAGCGACTGGGGGAAATGAAAAAAACGGTGATTGTTTCCAGTCACATCCTTCCGGAACTTGCCGACGTGTGTACTCGCGTCGGCATGATCGAAAAGGGAAACCTGATCGTGGACGGCAACGTCGCCGAAGTGATGCGGAAGGCTCGCCAGCGAATTTTGCTGAACATCCGCGTCCGTGAACGCACCGAAGACGCGGCGAGGCTGCTGGAACAGTCCGATCTGATCGAACAGGTCGCCATCGGCAAAAACCAACTGCTGGAAGTCACCGTCAAACCGGACACGATGGACTACAGCGACATCCCGCGACTGCTGATCCAGGAGGGCTTCGCTCTGACTCTTTTCCGTGAGGAAGACGTGAACCTGGAAACCGCATTCCTGCAGTTGACGAAAGGTCTCGTGCAGTAAATCGTCCGCCAGCCGGGCTGCCCCCGCCATCGTCGTGAACAAGGCTGCAGGTCCCGAACGTCGATCGGGGCTGCGTGACGGATGCATTCGACGACCGACATCCAAAGCCTCTCGCCGATTTGCGAGCGAAGCACACCATGGCGCCGCGGTCGGCTTCCTGCGGTGGGATTCAGCCGCCGATGGAATACATCGGGCGGACAGGCTGAATGAAGCGGGCCGTGTTGATTTCGTGGCCCTCCTTCTTTTCGGCGATGCAGCACAGCATTGCAGCGGCGATCTGACCGTTCGTTCCGCCGTTTCGCAGCAGGTCGCGGATGTCGGTTTCGTCCTGACTGAACAGGCAGTTACGAAGCTTGCCGTCGGCGGTCAGCCGGAACCGGTTGCAGCTTGAACAGAATGGCTGGCTTACCGATGCAATCATGCCGATCCGGCCCCGACCGTCGGCGAATTCGAAATCGACAGCCGGAGCATTCGGGTTCGTTGAGGGCACCGGCGTGAGTGCTCCGAATTCCGCTTCCAGAACGGCGATAATTTCGTGAGCGAACAGGACTTTGTCGCGTTGCCACTGGCTGTCGGCGTCGAGTGGCATGAATTCAATGAAGCGGACCTGAGTGTCGGTTTCGCGAGCCAGTTCGCCAAACGGAATGATCTGGCTTTCCGTCATGCCCCGGACGGAAACCGCGTTGAGTTTGATCGGGCTGAAACCGGCATCGCGAGCCGCCTGGATTCCGGCGATGACCGCGTTGTAGCTGTTGCGGCGAGTGATCTGTTGGAAGACCTGCGGGTCGAGCGCGTCCAGGCTGATGTTCAGGCGAGCCAGGCCGGCGTCGCGAAGCTGCTGAGCCTGTTCGGACAGCAGCACTCCGTTCGTCGTTAGTCCGACGTCGACAATGCCGGGAACCGCGACCAGTTTCGAAATCAGTTTGGGCAGCCCGCGACGGACCAGCGGCTCGCCTCCCGTCAGCCGCACCCGGTCAATGCCGACTGTCGTTCCGATGAGGACGACGCGTTCGATTTCCTCAAACGACAACAGTTCCGCGCGCGGCATGAATTCGGCGTTGTCCGCCGGCATGCAGTAGAAGCAGCGAATGTTACAGCGATCCGTCACGCTGACTCGCAGGTTGTTGTGAACCCGGCCGAACGAATCGATCAGTGTCAGCGGATTCGCCGTCGTGTTCACATTCGATGGTTCAGGGCTCATCAAAGTTCCTTTGCCGCAGGCTGCGATATCGTGTCGGCGCCGGGATGAATCCACTCAGTTCGTCCGCCGGCGTAGACTTCCTTCTTCCAGATCGGCACGCGTTGTTTCAGTGTGTCCATGATCCACTGTCCTGCTTCGAACGCTTCGCGGCGATGGGCGGAACTGACCGCCACGGCAACGGCGATGTCTCCCAGGTCCAGCGGCCCGGTGCGGTGAACGATCGAAGCGGCGACCAGCGGCCACGTCCGCGATGCTTCGTCCGCCAACTGTCGCAGAGCGACCATAGCCATGTCGCCGTACGCTTCATATTCCAGAGACGAAGTCTGCACGTCGCCGGTGAATTCCCGAACGGTGCCCAGAAATAGCACCACGGCCCCCGCACGGTGGTCTCGCACCGATGCCGTGACTGCGGCAACGTCGATTTCTGATGTCGT
The Planctomycetaceae bacterium genome window above contains:
- a CDS encoding ABC transporter permease, which codes for MLEQLLPAGPIFVREALTAPRRLRHYLLRSGYVACLLVLMYSIRQATIGFQDVQFSGDIASFSNLAFQVFALLQMTLGMFFATLFTAANVAQEKDRRTLILLLMTDMRNRELTYGKLLASLLIVAVLIAASIPVFCTLRLLGGVTWGQVFWTEALIAAASLAAGSWGCLVAFWREKTFQTLAISVLGVVLAVAFVEGLAIVAGTSSNIGSWIALASPYRQLGHILNPLSTTTSGPVSVSALPSVAILLATALGLSLFTVARLRVWNPSQSLRQSAMESPENSASDAAGEAVSVPRVTKVTRHRHVWNNPVVWKEVVTRGYGKRMLWIKLAYVLLAVLIGYGVISSGGNSTDSLVLGMVSPATAAFLGISLISLLLANAQAVTSITTERDWKTLDILLATDLNAREFMTGKIVGALWNAREMVLLPMLLVVWMLIRGTNASLTLENSVYLIVTYFVLSLFAVMLGLHAGLTYENSRSAIANSLGTMFFLFIGIFIFMLLLVEARSSFAVQMQSFIVFIGLGSIGLYSSLTHKNPSSALTMAAALLPFLTFYAITEFLMAGSLGVCLAICFAYGFATIAMLIPSISDFDVALGRTTNDAG
- a CDS encoding ABC transporter ATP-binding protein, which gives rise to MIETRNLTKRYGNLIAVNNITLKLEEGDVFGFIGPNGSGKTTTMRMIATLLNPDHGEAYVCGKSIYTDQEEIRRLVGFMPDFFGVYDDMTVVEYLEFFSAAYRIPSAQRRKVCEEKLELVDMAFKRDAMVNELSRGQTQRIGLARTLLHDPQVLLLDEPASGLDPRARIEIRNLLKRLGEMKKTVIVSSHILPELADVCTRVGMIEKGNLIVDGNVAEVMRKARQRILLNIRVRERTEDAARLLEQSDLIEQVAIGKNQLLEVTVKPDTMDYSDIPRLLIQEGFALTLFREEDVNLETAFLQLTKGLVQ
- the moaA gene encoding GTP 3',8-cyclase MoaA; translation: MSPEPSNVNTTANPLTLIDSFGRVHNNLRVSVTDRCNIRCFYCMPADNAEFMPRAELLSFEEIERVVLIGTTVGIDRVRLTGGEPLVRRGLPKLISKLVAVPGIVDVGLTTNGVLLSEQAQQLRDAGLARLNISLDALDPQVFQQITRRNSYNAVIAGIQAARDAGFSPIKLNAVSVRGMTESQIIPFGELARETDTQVRFIEFMPLDADSQWQRDKVLFAHEIIAVLEAEFGALTPVPSTNPNAPAVDFEFADGRGRIGMIASVSQPFCSSCNRFRLTADGKLRNCLFSQDETDIRDLLRNGGTNGQIAAAMLCCIAEKKEGHEINTARFIQPVRPMYSIGG
- a CDS encoding molybdenum cofactor biosynthesis protein MoaE, with product MIQITTSEIDVAAVTASVRDHRAGAVVLFLGTVREFTGDVQTSSLEYEAYGDMAMVALRQLADEASRTWPLVAASIVHRTGPLDLGDIAVAVAVSSAHRREAFEAGQWIMDTLKQRVPIWKKEVYAGGRTEWIHPGADTISQPAAKEL